The following proteins are encoded in a genomic region of Coffea eugenioides isolate CCC68of chromosome 6, Ceug_1.0, whole genome shotgun sequence:
- the LOC113774009 gene encoding uncharacterized protein LOC113774009, with protein MVNQQAQGQGGNPGNPGNNVGNQEGEDRALEWFQKFAPPKFIGEPNPDLAKGWLDRMSDIFAALEYSEERQISFVVFQFEEAARAWWNVIKTKWEREQTPWTWVSFTREFNEKYLPPIVQERHEDDFIRLRQGASSVAEYEIQFTKLSRFAPNLVLTEQKRIRRFIQGLNVEIQEALAAAQLNTFSQALEKAQRIETARGQVKAFQNRKRRQPSSSNFTDGQSSRNEPSSKMGRGTDGPRPAGTPNQGNFGRG; from the coding sequence ATGGTTAACCAACAGGCTCAGGGCCAGGGAGGTAATCCCGGAAACCCTGGAAATAATGTGGGTAATCaggagggagaggaccgtgccttagaatggttccaaaagtttgcacccCCGAAATTTATAGGTGAACCTAACCCTGACTTAGCGAAAGGTTGGCTGGACCGCATGTCggatatatttgccgcgcttGAGTATTCAGAGGAACGGCAGAtatcttttgttgtttttcaatttgaggaGGCTGCCcgagcttggtggaatgtgattaagaccaagtgggagcgggaacagaccCCCTGGACGTGGGTCAGCTTTACAcgggaatttaatgagaaatatttacctcccattgtgcaagagagaCATGAGGATGACTTTATCCGCCTGCGCCAAGGGGCATCCAGTGTGGCGGAATATGAAATCCAATTTACGAAACTCTCTCGCTTCGCTCCGAATTTGGTACTAACGGAGCAAAAGCGAATCCGTCGTTTCATTCAAGGCttaaatgtggagattcaagaggcactagcagctgctcagttaAACACATTTAGCCAAGCACTAGAAAAGGCTCAGAGAATTGAGACTGCTAGGGGACAAGTCAAAGCCTTCCAAAATCGGAAAAGGAGGCAGCCTAGTTCGAGCAACTTCACGGATGGACAGAGCTCGAGAAACGAGCCATCTTCTAAGATGGGTCGAGGAACAGATGGTCCACGACCCGCAGGGACCCCAAACCAGGGTAACTTTGGGCGAGGTTAG